One Bacillus amyloliquefaciens DSM 7 = ATCC 23350 DNA window includes the following coding sequences:
- a CDS encoding thioredoxin domain-containing protein: MPANNKPNSLITEKSPYLLQHAHNPVDWFPWGDEAFEKAKRENKPVLISIGYSTCHWCHVMAHESFEDEEIAGMLNDKFIAIKVDREERPDVDSVYMRICQLMTGQGGWPLNVFVTPDQKPFYAGTYFPKTSKFNRPGFIDVLEHLSETFANDRQHVEDIAENAAAHLEVKVHPTEGMLGEQAVHDTYRQLAGGFDTVYGGFGQAPKFPMPDMLLFLLRYYSYTGKEQALAGVTKTLDGMANGGIFDHIGFGFARYSTDNEWLVPHFEKMLYDNALLLSAYTEAYRALQTDCDADRDVYSAGNDA, translated from the coding sequence ATGCCCGCTAACAATAAACCCAACAGCTTAATCACGGAGAAGTCACCTTACTTACTCCAACACGCCCACAACCCAGTGGACTGGTTCCCATGGGGAGATGAAGCCTTTGAAAAAGCAAAACGCGAAAACAAGCCGGTTCTTATCAGCATCGGCTATTCGACTTGTCATTGGTGCCACGTAATGGCTCACGAATCCTTTGAAGACGAAGAAATCGCCGGTATGTTAAATGATAAATTTATAGCCATCAAGGTTGATCGTGAGGAGCGGCCTGATGTGGATTCCGTGTATATGAGAATTTGCCAATTGATGACGGGGCAGGGCGGGTGGCCGCTGAATGTGTTCGTCACACCTGATCAGAAGCCGTTTTATGCGGGGACGTATTTTCCGAAGACGAGCAAATTTAACCGCCCGGGTTTTATCGATGTGCTTGAACATCTGTCCGAAACGTTTGCGAATGATCGGCAGCATGTCGAGGATATCGCGGAAAACGCCGCCGCTCATCTTGAAGTCAAAGTTCATCCGACCGAGGGCATGCTTGGCGAACAAGCGGTACATGACACGTATCGTCAGCTGGCAGGCGGGTTTGATACGGTGTACGGCGGGTTCGGCCAGGCTCCGAAATTTCCAATGCCTGATATGCTCCTGTTTCTGCTTCGCTACTACAGCTATACGGGCAAGGAACAGGCATTGGCCGGCGTAACCAAGACACTCGACGGCATGGCGAACGGCGGTATTTTTGACCACATCGGGTTCGGATTTGCCCGCTACTCGACTGATAATGAATGGCTCGTGCCGCATTTTGAGAAAATGCTGTATGACAACGCCCTTCTCCTCAGCGCTTATACAGAAGCTTATCGAGCGCTACAAACAGATTGCGACGCAGATCGTGACGTTTATTCAGCGGGAAATGATGCATGA
- a CDS encoding DUF1304 domain-containing protein, with amino-acid sequence MDIIAAVLVGIVALEHVFIMILEMFFINSKAAKRSFNLPKHLEGDRNVAVMFANQGLYNGFLAAGLIWGLILGADPVGHMIQMFFVICVVIAAIFGGFTSNKSIIVKQGLPAVLALIFLLLA; translated from the coding sequence GTGGACATTATTGCAGCTGTTTTAGTCGGAATCGTAGCCTTAGAACATGTATTTATCATGATACTTGAAATGTTTTTTATCAATTCGAAGGCTGCCAAGCGGTCTTTCAATTTGCCGAAGCATTTAGAAGGTGATCGGAATGTAGCGGTCATGTTTGCAAATCAAGGTCTGTATAATGGATTTCTGGCTGCCGGCCTCATTTGGGGGCTGATCCTCGGAGCTGATCCGGTTGGTCATATGATTCAAATGTTTTTCGTCATTTGTGTGGTCATAGCGGCCATTTTCGGAGGCTTTACTTCAAACAAATCAATTATCGTAAAACAAGGACTTCCGGCTGTTTTAGCGCTTATTTTTCTTTTATTGGCGTAA
- a CDS encoding MFS transporter: protein MNMRRAYYSILYSQTAVNLGFSLYTMAVILFLFTKTGSTAMASLMTFVSIVFRVLGSAVLPLVTGRFTLRSLLIGSQLIQVILLVCLFYVIQTGSSAFFFLLFCLIGGISFCNGWFAPVKSALIGEIIPPDQRVKANGLLSAADQTVQFAGWSLGGVIIAFLGESYTIIITVMLLVSSVLGIILFLQVHMCAPPEAVRRRSLFASAASGWAYLFRQKQLRILIVMDVIESWAGMIWIGSVSLTYVHDVLHKGEAWWGYVNGVYYAGTMLGGLIIYRLSGKFERNLIPFMLTGALAYGMFTFIYGLISSAVLALFLVLCMGPACVLRDLTQETFLQNITTEQTRVNILAARSALVQFIFMFSIIGTGVISDVFGVRFIYVGAGLLLLFSVIIGFSQLQMKKTVQSRM, encoded by the coding sequence ATGAATATGAGGAGAGCGTATTATTCTATTTTATACAGCCAGACCGCTGTCAACTTGGGGTTCTCCCTTTATACGATGGCTGTCATCTTGTTTTTGTTTACAAAAACCGGTTCGACGGCGATGGCCTCTCTTATGACGTTCGTCAGCATTGTATTTCGCGTATTGGGCAGCGCCGTTTTGCCGCTGGTTACCGGCCGGTTCACGCTTCGGTCTTTGCTGATCGGTTCTCAATTGATACAGGTGATACTGTTAGTCTGTTTGTTTTATGTCATCCAAACCGGTTCATCCGCTTTCTTTTTTCTGCTGTTTTGTCTGATCGGAGGGATTTCTTTTTGCAACGGATGGTTCGCTCCGGTAAAAAGCGCGCTGATCGGAGAAATCATTCCCCCTGATCAAAGGGTAAAAGCGAACGGCTTATTATCTGCGGCTGATCAGACCGTTCAGTTTGCGGGCTGGTCTTTGGGTGGCGTCATCATCGCGTTTTTGGGAGAAAGCTATACGATTATCATCACTGTCATGTTACTGGTTTCTTCGGTTTTGGGCATCATTCTGTTTCTTCAAGTGCACATGTGCGCTCCGCCGGAAGCAGTCAGGAGACGTTCACTTTTTGCAAGTGCGGCAAGCGGCTGGGCGTATTTATTTCGGCAAAAACAGCTGAGAATCCTCATTGTGATGGATGTGATCGAATCGTGGGCGGGCATGATATGGATCGGGTCTGTGTCCTTAACGTATGTGCATGATGTACTTCATAAAGGAGAAGCGTGGTGGGGATACGTGAACGGAGTCTATTATGCCGGGACGATGCTGGGCGGATTGATCATATATAGGTTATCCGGTAAGTTTGAGCGCAACCTCATTCCGTTTATGCTGACGGGAGCCCTGGCATATGGAATGTTCACTTTTATTTATGGACTGATCAGCAGCGCCGTTCTGGCCCTCTTTCTGGTGCTGTGCATGGGGCCCGCTTGTGTATTAAGAGATCTGACACAGGAAACATTTCTTCAAAACATCACGACCGAACAGACACGAGTCAATATATTAGCGGCGAGATCAGCTTTAGTTCAGTTTATCTTTATGTTTTCCATTATCGGAACGGGGGTTATCTCGGATGTATTCGGCGTGCGGTTTATTTATGTCGGCGCGGGTCTTCTTTTATTATTTTCGGTTATTATCGGATTTTCGCAGCTGCAAATGAAGAAAACGGTACAAAGTCGTATGTAG
- a CDS encoding DinB family protein, whose product MGHPALQLYDYHLWANQQIFTRLKELPEDVYRKEIQSVFPSIADVLTHVYLSDKGWFDVFSGERLEDTLKSADQQKEEILSKEIEELEDMFLELSDRYQLFLQKEENISLPLEIEHPSGDIMKTAAADMVLHVVNHGTYHRGNITAMLRQMGYASVPTDYGIYLYINKK is encoded by the coding sequence GTGGGACATCCGGCACTGCAATTGTATGATTATCATCTTTGGGCAAATCAGCAAATATTCACCCGGCTTAAAGAGCTTCCGGAGGATGTGTACCGTAAGGAGATTCAAAGTGTCTTTCCATCGATAGCCGATGTATTGACTCATGTGTATTTGTCGGATAAGGGATGGTTTGATGTGTTCTCCGGAGAGCGTCTGGAGGATACGCTGAAATCAGCTGATCAGCAAAAAGAGGAGATCTTGTCTAAAGAGATAGAAGAGCTGGAAGATATGTTTTTGGAATTATCAGACCGATATCAACTATTTTTGCAAAAAGAAGAAAATATCAGCCTTCCCCTTGAAATAGAGCATCCATCAGGTGACATTATGAAAACCGCGGCGGCCGATATGGTTCTCCATGTTGTGAACCACGGAACGTATCATCGCGGGAATATAACAGCCATGCTCAGACAGATGGGGTATGCTTCTGTGCCGACGGATTACGGTATTTATTTATATATAAACAAAAAGTAA
- a CDS encoding MarR family winged helix-turn-helix transcriptional regulator: MTDILREIGMIARALDSISNIEFKELDLTKGQYLYLVRICENPGIIQEKLAEMIKVDRTTAARAIKKLEIQGFIEKHPDDQNKKIKKLFPTEKGRKVYPLLQREGEHSAEVALSGFTPEEKETIFSLLQRVRKNIEHDWEYVKKGNKREY, encoded by the coding sequence ATGACTGATATTTTGCGGGAAATCGGCATGATCGCACGGGCATTGGATTCCATCAGCAATATTGAATTTAAAGAATTAGACTTAACCAAAGGGCAGTACCTCTATCTTGTGCGAATATGTGAAAACCCGGGGATAATACAAGAAAAATTGGCGGAAATGATTAAAGTTGACCGAACAACAGCGGCGAGAGCGATAAAGAAACTGGAAATACAAGGGTTTATTGAAAAGCATCCTGATGATCAAAATAAAAAAATAAAAAAACTGTTCCCGACTGAGAAAGGGAGAAAGGTTTACCCGTTATTGCAAAGAGAAGGAGAGCACTCTGCGGAAGTAGCCTTGTCCGGCTTTACGCCTGAAGAAAAAGAAACCATTTTCAGCCTCCTTCAGCGGGTGAGAAAAAATATAGAACATGATTGGGAATATGTGAAGAAGGGAAACAAAAGAGAATATTAA
- a CDS encoding YitT family protein → MSTIEKQKRKKSRAKSIVRAIMVIIGGIIAAYGLETVLIPNSVSDGGVTGLSIVGSQLFHLPLGILIAAINIPFVWLGYKQIGKNFAFLSIIGIASLAAGTVFFHHTPAIIEGDTLLITVVGGIILGLGMGLALRNGGALDGIDMLAVLLSRKLPFGTSDLILFLNIFVFIFVSFVFGLQGALLSVIAYYIASKVIHVVEEGLSGSKTFQIITNEPALMVETIREELGRSATYKEAYGGFSHEKFKEITCVINRLEETKLKEIINDIDKQAFVTVYDVAEVKGSNFRKVHNH, encoded by the coding sequence ATGAGTACAATCGAAAAACAAAAACGTAAGAAATCCAGAGCAAAATCTATCGTACGGGCTATTATGGTCATTATCGGCGGAATTATAGCGGCTTACGGGCTGGAAACCGTATTGATTCCGAATAGCGTATCTGACGGCGGGGTGACCGGACTCAGCATTGTCGGTTCACAGCTGTTTCATCTGCCTCTTGGGATCTTAATTGCGGCTATCAACATACCGTTTGTCTGGTTAGGATATAAGCAAATCGGGAAAAACTTTGCGTTTCTATCAATTATCGGTATTGCTTCACTTGCCGCGGGCACGGTTTTTTTCCACCACACTCCGGCAATCATTGAGGGAGACACCCTATTAATCACCGTTGTCGGCGGGATTATTCTTGGTTTGGGAATGGGATTGGCATTGCGTAACGGCGGCGCTTTAGATGGAATTGATATGCTGGCCGTGCTGCTGTCACGGAAATTGCCATTCGGCACGAGCGACCTCATTTTATTTTTAAACATTTTTGTGTTTATTTTCGTTTCATTTGTGTTCGGGCTGCAAGGCGCTTTGCTTTCCGTCATTGCTTACTACATTGCGTCTAAGGTTATTCATGTGGTTGAAGAAGGTTTAAGCGGTTCTAAAACATTTCAGATTATCACCAACGAGCCTGCATTAATGGTAGAGACAATTCGTGAGGAATTGGGCCGCAGCGCTACTTACAAAGAAGCATACGGCGGTTTTTCCCATGAAAAATTCAAAGAAATTACATGTGTCATCAACCGTTTGGAAGAAACCAAACTGAAGGAAATTATTAATGACATTGATAAGCAAGCCTTTGTGACGGTCTATGATGTGGCTGAAGTAAAAGGCAGTAATTTCAGAAAAGTTCATAATCATTAA
- a CDS encoding thioredoxin domain-containing protein, translating into MTTPFSSALIQKLIERYKQIATQIVTFIQREMMHEDGSFFSALDADTEGREGKYYIWSKKEIMNLLGDELGSLYCKVYNITEQGNFEGENIPNLIFTRREAILEETGLTEHELTERLEGARIKLLEARENRSYPHTDDKVLTSWNALMIAGLAKAAKVFHEPDFLSMAETAIRFLERHLIPDGRVMVRYREGEVKNKGFIDDYAFLIWAYLELYEAGFNPSYLKKAKTLCTSMLDLFWDERHGGFFFTGNDAETLLVREKEVYDGAVPSGNSAAAVQLLRLGRLTGDVSLIEKAEAMFSVFKREIEAYPSSSAFFMQSVLAHIMPQKEIVVFGSKDDPDRKWFIEALQEHFTPAYTILAAENPEELAGISDFAAGYEMIDGKTTVYICENFTCRRPTTDIDEAMNVLQISSRA; encoded by the coding sequence ATGACAACGCCCTTCTCCTCAGCGCTTATACAGAAGCTTATCGAGCGCTACAAACAGATTGCGACGCAGATCGTGACGTTTATTCAGCGGGAAATGATGCATGAGGACGGCAGCTTTTTCTCAGCATTAGACGCCGATACAGAAGGCCGCGAGGGGAAATATTACATATGGTCTAAAAAAGAAATCATGAATCTGCTCGGTGACGAACTCGGCTCACTTTATTGCAAGGTGTATAACATCACAGAACAAGGCAATTTCGAAGGAGAAAACATTCCGAACCTCATTTTCACGCGGCGTGAGGCCATCCTTGAAGAGACCGGTCTTACTGAACACGAGCTGACCGAACGCCTTGAAGGCGCACGAATAAAATTGCTGGAAGCGCGGGAAAACAGAAGCTATCCGCACACAGATGACAAGGTGCTGACCTCATGGAACGCGCTCATGATTGCCGGATTGGCAAAAGCCGCAAAGGTATTTCATGAGCCGGACTTTCTCAGCATGGCGGAAACAGCGATCCGTTTTCTCGAACGGCATCTTATACCGGACGGGCGCGTCATGGTCCGCTATCGTGAGGGCGAAGTAAAAAACAAAGGGTTTATCGATGACTACGCTTTTCTGATCTGGGCTTACCTTGAACTGTATGAGGCAGGTTTTAACCCGTCTTATTTGAAGAAAGCGAAAACGTTATGTACAAGCATGCTGGATCTGTTCTGGGATGAACGGCACGGAGGATTTTTCTTTACCGGGAATGATGCCGAGACCCTTCTTGTGAGAGAAAAAGAAGTCTACGACGGTGCCGTCCCTTCCGGAAACAGCGCGGCAGCCGTTCAGCTGCTTCGTCTCGGCCGCCTGACGGGTGATGTATCGCTGATTGAAAAAGCCGAAGCCATGTTTTCCGTTTTTAAACGGGAAATAGAGGCCTATCCGAGCAGCAGCGCTTTCTTCATGCAAAGCGTACTGGCGCACATAATGCCTCAAAAAGAAATCGTCGTTTTCGGTAGCAAAGATGACCCGGACAGAAAGTGGTTCATTGAAGCGCTTCAGGAGCATTTCACTCCCGCCTATACAATTCTCGCCGCGGAAAATCCGGAAGAGCTTGCAGGCATTTCTGATTTTGCCGCGGGTTATGAAATGATTGACGGAAAAACGACGGTTTACATTTGTGAGAATTTCACCTGCCGCAGACCCACCACGGATATTGATGAAGCGATGAATGTATTACAAATCAGCAGCAGAGCCTAG
- a CDS encoding CPBP family intramembrane glutamic endopeptidase, with product MNTFVRPAEGKNSVWRYLLSLLVIVGLFLFGSILTVFYMLLISEFNPSLTINWDELALGDPLADIYLQHIVYFIAIPGIWIAVRFIMKRRFLSIITPNQSLNWKRIFFGFGTYILLMFIAGLVDFLFHPDRFSLQEFHASRFLLLLAAAVFLVPIQTSAEEFLFRGFLLQFAGKLTANAVVLTAIIGGLFGVLHFGNPEMENGALWAGIGYVTIGVIWTFITIKTGSLELSLGGHAANNMFLFIFLTEDHSVYGAIPSIFSSAGGYEIYDCISSLVINMIFAWLAFRFVKKEKQQGA from the coding sequence ATGAATACTTTTGTACGGCCCGCAGAGGGAAAAAATAGTGTATGGAGATATCTTCTTTCTCTGCTGGTCATAGTGGGTTTGTTCTTATTCGGAAGCATATTGACCGTATTTTATATGCTTCTCATATCCGAGTTCAATCCGTCATTGACGATAAACTGGGATGAGTTGGCATTAGGTGACCCGCTGGCGGATATTTATTTACAGCATATCGTCTACTTCATAGCGATTCCAGGCATTTGGATAGCGGTTCGTTTCATTATGAAACGGCGGTTTTTATCTATTATCACACCGAATCAGTCGCTGAACTGGAAGAGGATTTTCTTTGGATTCGGCACTTATATTTTGCTGATGTTTATTGCGGGGCTGGTTGATTTTTTATTCCACCCGGATCGATTCTCGCTTCAGGAATTCCATGCTTCGCGCTTTCTGCTGCTGTTAGCGGCGGCCGTCTTTTTGGTGCCGATTCAAACCTCTGCGGAGGAATTTCTCTTTCGGGGTTTTCTGCTTCAGTTCGCCGGGAAATTGACGGCAAACGCGGTGGTTCTGACTGCCATCATCGGCGGATTATTCGGCGTCCTTCACTTCGGAAATCCGGAGATGGAAAATGGGGCTCTCTGGGCGGGAATCGGATATGTCACCATTGGTGTGATCTGGACCTTTATCACGATTAAAACGGGCAGTCTGGAGCTGTCCCTGGGCGGTCACGCTGCCAATAATATGTTTTTATTTATCTTTCTCACCGAGGATCATTCGGTTTACGGCGCCATTCCATCGATATTTTCATCAGCCGGCGGCTATGAAATATATGATTGCATATCGAGTCTGGTGATCAATATGATCTTCGCATGGCTCGCATTCCGTTTTGTGAAAAAAGAAAAGCAACAGGGCGCCTAG
- a CDS encoding transcriptional regulator yields the protein MLTEHSEMACLDMGTRLNITSQSTLTYHLKPLLDCNLLSVRKEGTFRYYRLNRQVLEQYAPTLLNK from the coding sequence ATGCTCACCGAACATTCAGAGATGGCTTGTTTAGATATGGGCACTCGTTTAAATATCACTTCCCAATCAACATTAACATACCATTTAAAACCGTTGCTGGATTGTAACCTTCTATCCGTTCGAAAAGAAGGAACGTTTCGTTACTATCGTTTAAATCGCCAAGTCCTAGAGCAATATGCCCCCACTTTACTCAATAAATAA
- a CDS encoding GNAT family N-acetyltransferase — translation MKIKRITTEIDLQTAFDIRKTVFIEEQQVPESDEFDQFDTLQEQCRHILVFHENQPVGTGRVRIVNHTGKLERICILKPYRKYGLGKVMIRELENIVKEKGITQCKLHGQTHAEGFYHKLGYQTSSPEFMEDGIPHVLMTKELASPNDSETSGSLLF, via the coding sequence ATGAAGATAAAAAGAATCACAACGGAAATTGATTTACAAACAGCTTTTGATATTAGAAAAACGGTATTCATCGAGGAACAGCAAGTACCTGAATCTGATGAATTTGATCAGTTCGATACGCTTCAGGAACAGTGCCGCCATATCTTGGTTTTTCATGAAAATCAGCCTGTCGGCACAGGACGCGTCCGCATCGTAAACCATACAGGTAAGCTCGAACGAATCTGCATCCTGAAGCCTTACCGCAAATACGGATTAGGCAAAGTGATGATACGCGAATTAGAAAACATCGTGAAAGAAAAAGGCATCACTCAATGTAAACTGCATGGACAAACACATGCGGAAGGCTTTTATCACAAACTGGGCTATCAGACAAGTTCACCGGAATTTATGGAAGACGGCATCCCGCATGTCTTAATGACAAAAGAGTTGGCTTCGCCTAATGACAGTGAAACATCCGGATCCCTTCTTTTTTGA
- a CDS encoding alpha/beta fold hydrolase, producing the protein MSTFFIPEKSEFVEANGVHFAYRKFGKETGTPLVCLVHFRGTMENWDPELMGRLAADRPVIIFDNTGIGESSGETPSTVAQMAKDAASFINALGLKQVDILGFSLGGFVAQELVMQHPDLIRRVILAGTAPRSGTGLRSRNDVREASTGNIEDADSAIQQFLFLFYRPTETSRARGIASLKRIFGQKKFNSSLQVLKAQSEAIAEWAKQGSDQSYKWLNNITHPVLVTNGIDDVMVPTENSYILTQHLPNAQLIIYPDSGHGHLFQYPHLFAEHAKLFLDA; encoded by the coding sequence ATGTCGACATTCTTCATACCAGAAAAGTCAGAGTTCGTAGAGGCAAACGGAGTTCATTTTGCTTATAGAAAATTTGGAAAAGAGACAGGAACCCCTCTGGTTTGTTTAGTCCACTTCAGAGGAACAATGGAAAATTGGGACCCAGAGCTTATGGGGAGGTTGGCTGCAGATAGACCTGTTATCATTTTTGACAATACCGGTATCGGTGAATCAAGTGGTGAAACGCCTTCTACTGTAGCTCAAATGGCTAAGGATGCTGCATCCTTCATTAACGCACTAGGTTTGAAACAGGTCGATATTTTGGGCTTTTCCCTTGGCGGCTTTGTAGCTCAAGAGTTAGTCATGCAGCATCCTGATTTAATTCGCCGAGTTATATTGGCTGGAACCGCTCCTCGATCAGGAACCGGATTAAGATCCAGAAATGATGTACGTGAGGCCAGCACGGGGAATATAGAAGATGCTGATTCCGCCATCCAACAATTCTTGTTCCTATTTTATCGCCCAACTGAAACTAGCCGGGCACGTGGAATTGCATCATTAAAGCGTATTTTTGGCCAGAAAAAATTTAATAGTTCTTTGCAAGTGCTTAAAGCACAAAGTGAGGCAATAGCAGAATGGGCTAAACAAGGATCAGATCAGTCATATAAATGGCTAAACAATATTACGCACCCCGTACTCGTAACAAACGGTATTGACGACGTTATGGTTCCAACAGAGAACAGTTATATTCTTACACAACATCTCCCTAACGCCCAACTCATCATTTATCCGGATTCTGGACACGGACACTTGTTTCAATATCCTCACCTATTTGCCGAACATGCGAAGCTTTTTCTTGATGCATAG
- a CDS encoding GntR family transcriptional regulator, which translates to MDNQNKEPVLKRTIMRDEVYHTLRNWIITGKLKPETKLKDKELSETLGISRTPIREALLRLEDDGLVITKANRWTLVAPIEVKEAENLYSIVWTLEKLAMQQALPHMDAAVIQELKQLNEDLLQTMKDGDKMAILEADNAFHHRIILLADNVELHKLLVSLKVKIQRMEIRYFSENDALNRSYNEHSDIIHALEQQDDGAALAALEANWKYSLERLQNM; encoded by the coding sequence AATCAAAACAAAGAACCTGTGCTGAAAAGAACCATCATGCGGGACGAAGTGTATCACACGCTCAGAAACTGGATCATAACGGGCAAGCTCAAACCGGAAACAAAGTTAAAGGACAAGGAACTGTCAGAAACATTAGGAATCAGCCGCACCCCGATACGAGAAGCGTTATTGCGATTGGAAGATGACGGCTTGGTAATAACAAAGGCAAACAGATGGACGCTTGTCGCTCCGATTGAGGTAAAAGAAGCGGAAAACTTATATTCCATTGTCTGGACGCTTGAAAAACTCGCAATGCAGCAAGCCCTCCCTCATATGGACGCTGCAGTGATTCAGGAATTAAAACAGCTTAATGAGGATCTGCTTCAAACGATGAAAGACGGCGATAAAATGGCCATTCTGGAAGCGGATAATGCATTTCATCATCGCATCATTCTGCTTGCGGACAACGTTGAGCTTCACAAATTGCTTGTCAGCCTGAAAGTAAAAATTCAGAGAATGGAAATCCGCTATTTCAGTGAGAACGACGCGTTAAACAGATCATATAACGAACACTCTGATATCATTCACGCATTAGAACAGCAGGATGACGGCGCTGCCCTAGCAGCGCTTGAGGCAAATTGGAAATACAGTTTAGAACGCCTGCAAAACATGTAA
- a CDS encoding nitroreductase family protein — MKTELKTNDFMDIMKGRRSIRNYDPAVKISKEEMTQILEEATTAPSSVNAQPWRFLVIDSPEGKEKLAPLASFNQTQVSTSSAVIAVFADMKNDEYLEEIYSKAVELGYMPQEVKDRQIAALTAHFEKLPEQVNRETILIDGGLVSMQLMLTARAHGYDTNPIGGYDKEKIADVFGLEKDRYVPVMLLSIGKAADEGYASYRLPIETIAQWK, encoded by the coding sequence ATGAAAACAGAACTGAAAACAAACGATTTTATGGACATTATGAAAGGCCGCCGTTCTATTCGGAATTATGATCCGGCCGTAAAAATCAGCAAAGAAGAAATGACTCAGATCCTGGAAGAAGCAACGACAGCGCCGTCTTCAGTCAACGCGCAGCCGTGGCGCTTTCTCGTAATTGACAGCCCGGAAGGAAAAGAAAAACTCGCACCGCTTGCAAGCTTTAACCAAACACAAGTCAGCACATCTTCTGCGGTTATCGCGGTTTTTGCAGATATGAAGAATGATGAATATTTAGAAGAAATTTATTCAAAAGCAGTCGAACTGGGCTATATGCCGCAGGAAGTAAAAGACAGACAAATTGCTGCTTTGACGGCACATTTTGAAAAACTGCCGGAGCAAGTGAACCGTGAAACCATTCTGATTGACGGAGGTCTCGTTTCCATGCAGCTGATGCTTACGGCCCGCGCGCACGGCTATGACACAAACCCGATCGGCGGCTACGACAAAGAAAAGATCGCCGACGTTTTCGGACTGGAAAAAGACCGTTATGTACCGGTTATGCTTTTGTCAATCGGAAAAGCGGCGGACGAAGGATATGCTTCCTACCGTCTCCCTATCGAAACGATCGCACAATGGAAATAA